The following are encoded together in the Streptomyces rapamycinicus NRRL 5491 genome:
- a CDS encoding adenosine deaminase yields MERVRDVRRLPKAHLHLHFTGSMRPATLLELADKYGVHLPEALSGGEPPKLRATDERGWFRFQRLYDIARSCLREADDIRRLVREAAEEDVRDGAQWLEIQVDPTSYAPRLGGLIPAMEVILDAVESASADTGLGIRVLVAANRMKHPLEARTLARLAVRHADRGVVGFGLSNDERRGFARDFDRAFAIAREGGLLAAPHGGELSGPGSVRDCLDDLGAARVGHGVRAAEDPRLLAKLAERQVTCEVCPSSNVALGVYEKPEDVPLRTLYDAGVPMALGADDPLLFGSRLAAQYELVREHHGFTDAELAELARQSVRGSAAPEEVRTRMLADIDGWLAG; encoded by the coding sequence TTGGAACGCGTTCGTGATGTCCGCCGCTTGCCCAAAGCGCATCTCCACCTCCACTTCACCGGCTCCATGCGCCCCGCAACCCTCCTCGAACTCGCCGACAAGTACGGCGTCCATCTCCCCGAGGCGCTGAGCGGCGGTGAGCCGCCGAAGCTGCGCGCCACCGATGAGCGCGGCTGGTTCCGCTTCCAGCGGCTGTACGACATCGCACGCTCCTGTCTGCGGGAGGCCGACGACATCCGGCGGCTGGTGCGCGAGGCGGCCGAGGAGGACGTGCGGGACGGGGCCCAGTGGCTGGAGATCCAGGTGGACCCCACCTCGTACGCCCCGCGTCTGGGCGGGCTGATCCCGGCGATGGAGGTCATCCTGGACGCGGTCGAGAGCGCCTCCGCGGACACCGGTCTCGGGATCAGGGTGCTGGTCGCCGCCAACCGCATGAAGCATCCGCTGGAGGCCCGCACCCTGGCCCGGCTCGCCGTGCGCCACGCGGACCGCGGCGTGGTCGGTTTCGGCCTCTCCAACGACGAACGGCGCGGATTCGCCCGCGACTTCGACCGGGCCTTCGCCATCGCCCGGGAGGGCGGGCTGCTGGCTGCGCCGCACGGCGGCGAGCTGTCGGGCCCCGGCAGCGTGCGGGACTGCCTGGACGACCTCGGCGCGGCCCGGGTCGGCCACGGGGTGCGCGCGGCGGAGGACCCACGGCTGCTCGCCAAGCTCGCCGAGCGCCAGGTGACCTGCGAGGTGTGCCCGTCGTCGAACGTGGCGCTCGGCGTCTACGAGAAGCCGGAGGACGTCCCGCTGCGCACGCTGTACGACGCGGGGGTGCCGATGGCGCTCGGGGCGGACGACCCGCTGCTCTTCGGCTCACGGCTGGCGGCGCAGTACGAGCTGGTGCGCGAGCACCACGGCTTCACGGACGCCGAACTGGCCGAGCTGGCGCGTCAGTCGGTGCGCGGCTCGGCCGCGCCGGAGGAGGTCCGGACGCGGATGCTGGCGGATATCGACGGCTGGCTGGCGGGCTGA
- a CDS encoding UDP-N-acetylmuramate dehydrogenase yields MQELHDAPLAPLTTFRLGGPANRLLTATTDDEVVAAVRAADAAGTPLLVIGGGSNLVIADKGFDGTALHIATSGFTLDDTRLELAAGENWSAAVARTVRAGLAGIECLAGIPGSAGATPIQNVGAYGQEVSATITEVIAYDRRADEVVTIPNADCAFSYRHSRFKADPDRHVVLRVRFELEDTDGLSAPVRYAETARVLGVEVGDRVPAAVARETVLGLRAGKGMVLDPGDHDTWSAGSFFTNPVLDQDAHAAFLARVAERLGPDTAPPAFPAGDGLIKTSAAWLIDRAGFTKGYGTGPARISTKHTLALTNRGQATTEDLLALAREVVAGVEEAFGIRLVNEPVTVGVSI; encoded by the coding sequence GTGCAGGAACTCCACGACGCCCCTCTCGCGCCCCTCACCACCTTCCGTCTCGGCGGACCGGCCAACCGGCTGCTCACGGCCACCACCGACGACGAGGTCGTCGCCGCGGTCCGTGCGGCCGACGCGGCCGGGACCCCACTGCTGGTGATCGGCGGCGGCAGCAATCTGGTCATCGCCGACAAGGGCTTCGACGGCACCGCCCTGCACATCGCCACCAGCGGCTTCACGCTCGACGACACCCGCCTGGAGCTCGCCGCGGGTGAGAACTGGTCGGCCGCCGTGGCCCGTACGGTCCGGGCGGGGCTCGCGGGCATCGAATGCCTCGCCGGAATCCCCGGCTCCGCGGGCGCGACGCCGATACAGAACGTCGGCGCCTACGGCCAGGAGGTCTCCGCCACGATCACCGAGGTGATCGCCTACGACCGCCGCGCCGACGAGGTCGTCACGATCCCGAACGCCGACTGCGCCTTCTCCTACCGCCACAGCCGCTTCAAGGCCGACCCCGACCGCCATGTGGTGCTCCGGGTCCGCTTCGAACTGGAGGACACGGACGGGCTCTCCGCACCCGTCCGGTACGCCGAGACCGCGCGGGTGCTCGGCGTCGAGGTGGGGGACCGGGTGCCGGCCGCCGTCGCCCGCGAGACCGTCCTGGGGCTGCGCGCGGGCAAGGGCATGGTGCTCGACCCCGGGGACCACGACACCTGGTCCGCCGGGTCGTTCTTCACCAACCCGGTCCTCGACCAGGACGCCCACGCCGCCTTCCTGGCCCGCGTCGCCGAACGCCTGGGCCCGGACACCGCGCCGCCCGCCTTCCCGGCGGGCGACGGCCTGATCAAGACCTCCGCGGCCTGGCTGATCGACCGGGCGGGCTTCACCAAGGGCTACGGCACCGGTCCGGCCCGGATCTCCACCAAGCACACCCTCGCCCTCACCAACCGCGGCCAGGCCACGACCGAGGACCTGCTGGCGCTGGCCCGCGAGGTGGTGGCCGGGGTCGAGGAGGCGTTCGGGATCCGGCTGGTCAACGAGCCGGTGACGGTCGGCGTGAGCATCTGA
- a CDS encoding MaoC family dehydratase yields MTAKISYDAVEVGTEVPTREFRVNRADLVRYAGASGDFNPIHWNEKFAKEVGLPDVIAHGAYTMAEAARVVTEWAGDPGALVEYGVRFTRPVVVPNDDKGAVIEIGAKVTAKLDDEARTVRLDITATSAGQKVLGRARAVVRLV; encoded by the coding sequence ATGACGGCCAAGATCTCGTATGACGCCGTGGAGGTCGGCACCGAGGTGCCGACGCGCGAGTTCCGGGTGAACCGCGCCGACCTCGTGCGCTACGCGGGCGCGTCGGGCGACTTCAACCCGATCCACTGGAACGAGAAGTTCGCCAAGGAGGTCGGCCTCCCCGACGTCATCGCGCACGGCGCCTACACCATGGCCGAGGCGGCCCGCGTGGTGACCGAGTGGGCCGGCGACCCCGGCGCCCTCGTCGAGTACGGCGTCCGCTTCACCCGGCCGGTCGTGGTCCCCAACGACGACAAGGGCGCGGTCATCGAGATCGGCGCCAAGGTGACCGCCAAGCTGGACGACGAGGCCCGTACGGTGCGCCTCGACATCACGGCGACCAGCGCCGGCCAGAAGGTGCTGGGCCGGGCCCGCGCCGTGGTACGGCTCGTCTGA
- a CDS encoding MaoC family dehydratase N-terminal domain-containing protein, translating to MALDQSFVGRTYPPTAAYEVGREKIREFAESLGDANPVYTDPDAARDLGYPDVIAPPTFIFTITFKAAGKQVVEDPQLGLDYSRVVHGDQRFEYTRPVRAGDRLKVTSIIDSIKSLAGNDILSVRGEVHDEAGDHVATSFTTLVARAADAEVEESR from the coding sequence ATGGCGCTCGACCAGTCCTTCGTGGGGCGGACCTACCCGCCCACCGCCGCGTACGAGGTCGGCCGGGAGAAGATCCGGGAATTCGCCGAGTCCCTCGGTGACGCCAATCCGGTCTACACCGACCCCGACGCGGCCCGGGACCTCGGCTACCCCGATGTGATCGCCCCGCCGACGTTCATCTTCACGATCACCTTCAAGGCGGCCGGGAAGCAGGTTGTCGAGGACCCGCAGCTGGGGCTGGACTACAGCCGGGTGGTCCACGGCGACCAGCGGTTCGAGTACACCCGCCCGGTCCGCGCGGGGGACCGCCTGAAGGTCACCTCGATCATCGACTCGATCAAGTCGCTGGCAGGCAACGACATCCTGTCCGTCCGCGGCGAGGTCCACGACGAGGCGGGTGATCATGTAGCGACGTCGTTCACGACGCTGGTGGCCCGCGCCGCTGACGCAGAGGTGGAGGAGAGCAGATGA
- the rpmG gene encoding 50S ribosomal protein L33, with protein sequence MAATDVRPKITLACVECKERNYITKKNRRNDPDRLEIKKHCPRCNAHTAHRETR encoded by the coding sequence GTGGCTGCCACCGACGTCCGCCCGAAGATCACGCTGGCCTGCGTGGAGTGCAAGGAGCGGAACTACATCACCAAGAAGAACCGGCGCAACGACCCGGATCGTCTTGAGATCAAGAAGCACTGCCCGCGTTGCAACGCGCACACCGCGCACCGTGAGACGCGATAG
- a CDS encoding amidohydrolase family protein, producing the protein MPESQQQPQQPPRNGGAAPGEPTALVLGGVRLADGRTVDVRLSGGRIEAVGTAGSLVPGTRLDLGGYLLLPAPAEPHAHCDTALTADTAGPVPYAPGDVQRRTVEAALLQLGHGATALRTHVRIGGVHGLRSLDAVLEAGRVLRGLTELSAVAVPRVLTGAAGADGLAMLRDAVRMGASVIGGCPDLDPDPTGHAEAVLDLAARHGCAVDLHTDGDDPARLARLAAMAGGLRPGVTIGPCGGLSRLPAETAGRIAERLAAAGVAVVCLPQGDCAGLEHQGMRGARTRACAPVRLLRAAGVRVAAGSGALRDAVNPVGRGDPLEAAFLLASRGESRPDEAYEAVCARARAAMGLAEVRVEAGFPAELLAVRGDGLAGVLSLAYSRVVVHRGRVVARTSAVREYCDSAAAAALDLPRQARPQSGGEQQ; encoded by the coding sequence ATGCCCGAGAGCCAGCAGCAGCCGCAACAGCCGCCCAGGAACGGCGGAGCGGCCCCCGGCGAGCCCACCGCCCTGGTGCTCGGCGGCGTCCGGCTCGCCGACGGACGCACCGTGGACGTCCGGCTCAGCGGCGGGCGGATCGAGGCCGTCGGCACGGCGGGCAGTCTCGTCCCCGGCACCCGGCTGGACCTCGGCGGCTATCTGCTGCTGCCCGCCCCCGCCGAACCCCACGCCCACTGCGACACCGCCCTTACGGCCGACACGGCGGGTCCGGTCCCGTACGCCCCCGGGGACGTCCAGCGCCGCACTGTCGAGGCCGCCCTGCTCCAACTCGGCCACGGCGCGACGGCGCTGCGCACCCATGTCCGCATCGGCGGGGTGCACGGGCTGCGCTCCCTGGACGCGGTCCTGGAGGCCGGCCGGGTGCTGCGCGGGCTCACGGAGCTGAGCGCGGTGGCGGTGCCCCGGGTGCTGACCGGCGCCGCCGGGGCGGACGGTCTGGCGATGCTGCGGGACGCGGTGAGGATGGGCGCGTCGGTCATCGGCGGCTGCCCCGACCTCGACCCGGATCCGACCGGCCACGCCGAGGCCGTCCTCGACCTCGCCGCGCGCCACGGGTGCGCCGTCGATCTGCACACGGACGGTGACGACCCGGCCCGCCTCGCCCGGCTCGCGGCGATGGCCGGGGGTCTGCGGCCGGGCGTCACCATCGGACCCTGCGGCGGGCTGTCCCGGCTGCCCGCGGAGACGGCGGGGAGGATCGCCGAGCGGCTGGCGGCGGCCGGGGTGGCCGTCGTCTGTCTCCCCCAGGGCGACTGCGCCGGGCTGGAGCACCAGGGCATGCGGGGAGCGCGCACCCGCGCCTGCGCGCCGGTGCGGCTGCTGCGCGCCGCGGGCGTCCGGGTGGCCGCGGGCAGCGGGGCGCTGCGGGACGCGGTGAACCCCGTGGGGCGCGGCGACCCCCTCGAGGCCGCCTTTCTGCTGGCGTCCCGGGGCGAGTCGCGCCCTGATGAGGCGTACGAGGCGGTGTGCGCGCGGGCGCGGGCCGCGATGGGGCTCGCCGAGGTGCGGGTGGAGGCCGGGTTCCCGGCTGAGCTGCTCGCGGTGCGCGGTGACGGCCTCGCGGGGGTGCTTTCGCTCGCGTACAGCAGGGTCGTGGTGCACCGGGGGCGGGTGGTGGCCCGTACCAGCGCGGTGCGGGAGTACTGCGACTCGGCGGCCGCGGCGGCGCTGGACCTGCCCCGGCAGGCACGGCCGCAGAGCGGCGGCGAGCAACAGTAG
- a CDS encoding NAD(P)H-binding protein gives MRIVIAGGHGQIALRLERLLTARGDEVAGIVRKPEQAGDLLASGTEPVVCDLESASLEDVVKHLEDADAAVFAAGAGPGSGAARKDTVDHRSAVLFADAAERAGARRFLIVSSTGASHEPPPDTDPVFAAYLRAKAAADDDIRARAGLDWTVLRPGRLTNDPGTGRVKLAERTGRAEITRDDVAAVLVALLDEPRTAGRTLELINGDTAVADAVGAVAEQG, from the coding sequence ATGCGCATTGTCATCGCTGGTGGACATGGACAGATCGCGCTGCGGCTGGAGCGGCTGCTCACCGCGCGCGGAGACGAAGTGGCGGGCATCGTCCGCAAGCCGGAACAGGCGGGCGACCTGCTGGCGTCGGGCACCGAACCGGTCGTCTGCGACCTGGAGTCGGCCTCGCTGGAGGACGTGGTCAAGCACCTGGAGGATGCGGACGCGGCCGTCTTCGCGGCCGGAGCGGGCCCCGGCAGCGGTGCCGCCCGTAAGGACACCGTCGACCACCGGTCCGCGGTGCTCTTCGCGGACGCGGCCGAACGGGCCGGGGCCCGGCGGTTCCTGATCGTCTCCTCGACCGGCGCCTCCCACGAGCCGCCGCCGGACACCGACCCGGTCTTCGCCGCCTACCTGCGCGCCAAGGCCGCGGCGGACGACGACATCCGCGCCCGGGCCGGCCTCGACTGGACCGTGCTGCGCCCGGGCCGGCTGACGAACGACCCGGGCACCGGCCGGGTGAAGCTGGCCGAACGCACCGGCCGCGCCGAGATCACCCGCGACGATGTGGCCGCGGTCCTGGTCGCCCTCCTGGACGAGCCCCGCACGGCGGGCCGCACGCTGGAGCTGATCAACGGCGACACGGCGGTGGCGGACGCGGTGGGAGCGGTCGCCGAGCAGGGGTGA
- a CDS encoding DUF3574 domain-containing protein — protein MPTMKPRVRLAAVGAAFALAAATPVAAYAALDDPPDAAGSGAVGRGKPYVETRLFFGTERPDGGPPVTEKQFLAFVDRRITPRFPSGLTIHDGRGQWRDQNGTIERERSYEVVLLYPASEAGAQDPRIERIRTAYERQYAQESVARADAPARVDF, from the coding sequence ATGCCGACCATGAAGCCACGCGTCCGTCTCGCCGCCGTCGGGGCGGCCTTCGCTCTCGCCGCCGCCACCCCCGTCGCCGCCTACGCCGCGCTGGACGACCCGCCCGACGCGGCGGGCTCCGGCGCCGTGGGCCGGGGCAAGCCGTACGTCGAGACCCGGCTCTTCTTCGGTACCGAGCGCCCCGACGGCGGGCCGCCCGTCACCGAGAAGCAGTTCCTGGCCTTCGTGGACCGGCGGATCACCCCGCGCTTCCCCTCCGGCCTGACGATCCACGACGGCCGGGGGCAGTGGCGGGACCAGAACGGGACGATCGAGCGGGAGCGCTCGTACGAGGTGGTCCTGCTCTACCCGGCCTCCGAGGCGGGGGCGCAGGACCCGCGGATCGAACGGATCCGGACGGCGTACGAGCGCCAGTACGCCCAGGAGTCCGTGGCCCGGGCCGACGCCCCGGCCCGGGTGGACTTCTGA
- a CDS encoding DUF1206 domain-containing protein, translated as MNASSIARGLGSATRTRTPREAGTRAIEAAARWGLATRGVLYLLIGVLALRIASGDHAEQADRGGALQILAKQPFGAALVWAVGIGLVCMALWRLSEAVFGAAGPDGRAARKRLAGAARAVFYGVVAYSVLSFATGEQGSGSSDRQSKDVTARALDLPYGRWLVAAAGTAVAVAGMWIAVRAIRCGFRKHLKVSAMSRRTRRAVEALGICGGVARGAVFAVAGGFALTAAVRYDPAKAKGIDDTLRTFAGTAAGPWLLMAVALGLALFGVFSFAMARWRKV; from the coding sequence GTGAACGCATCGTCGATCGCACGCGGATTGGGTTCGGCAACGCGCACACGCACCCCGCGCGAGGCGGGCACCCGGGCCATCGAGGCGGCGGCCCGCTGGGGGCTGGCCACCCGGGGCGTGCTCTATCTGCTCATCGGCGTCCTGGCGCTGCGCATCGCCTCGGGTGACCACGCCGAACAGGCCGACCGGGGCGGGGCGCTCCAGATCCTCGCCAAACAGCCGTTCGGCGCGGCGCTGGTCTGGGCGGTCGGCATCGGGCTGGTCTGCATGGCGCTGTGGCGGCTGTCCGAGGCGGTCTTCGGGGCCGCGGGCCCGGACGGGCGCGCGGCAAGGAAGCGGCTGGCGGGGGCGGCCCGCGCGGTCTTCTACGGCGTCGTCGCGTACTCGGTGCTCTCCTTCGCCACCGGCGAGCAGGGCAGCGGTTCCAGCGACCGGCAGTCGAAGGACGTGACGGCCCGCGCGCTCGACCTGCCGTACGGCCGGTGGCTGGTCGCCGCCGCCGGAACCGCGGTGGCCGTGGCGGGGATGTGGATCGCGGTACGGGCCATCCGGTGCGGCTTCCGCAAGCACCTCAAGGTGAGCGCGATGTCCCGGCGGACACGCCGGGCCGTGGAGGCGCTCGGGATCTGCGGCGGGGTGGCCCGCGGGGCGGTGTTCGCGGTGGCGGGCGGCTTCGCGCTCACGGCCGCGGTGCGCTACGACCCGGCCAAGGCGAAGGGCATCGACGACACCCTGCGGACCTTCGCCGGGACGGCGGCGGGGCCCTGGCTGCTGATGGCGGTGGCCCTGGGGCTGGCGCTCTTCGGGGTGTTCTCGTTCGCGATGGCCCGGTGGCGCAAGGTCTGA
- a CDS encoding amidohydrolase family protein — MTGETNGTTELPLVISVDDHVIEPAHLFETWLPAKYRDRGPKPLTAGIGELAYIGGKYKFTTDPEGQLTDWWRYEDDLFPYKRIIAAVGFSRDEMTLDGITREQMRRGCWDPKDRLADMDLNHVEASLCFPTFPRFCGQTFAEAKDKEVGLACVRAYNDWMVEEWCGDSGGRLIPLCLIPLWDVDLAVREIRRNAARGVRAVTFSEIPTYLGLPSIHSGYWDPFFAECEATGTVVCMHIGSSSQMPAASPDAPPAVQAALSFNNAMASMMDFLFSGVLVSFPRLKLAYAEGQMGWIPYALERADDVWEEHRAWGGVRDLIPEPPSTYYYRQIFCCFFRDKHGVASLDTVGVDNATFETDYPHVDSTWPHTRRIAAEHVADLSPETTYKILRGNAIRMLELDLDRGRRAGAGG; from the coding sequence ATGACCGGCGAGACGAACGGCACCACCGAGCTGCCCCTGGTCATCAGCGTCGATGACCACGTGATCGAGCCCGCGCACCTCTTCGAGACCTGGCTCCCGGCGAAGTACCGGGACCGCGGCCCCAAGCCCCTTACGGCCGGGATCGGCGAACTCGCCTACATCGGCGGCAAGTACAAGTTCACCACCGACCCGGAAGGCCAGCTGACCGACTGGTGGAGGTACGAGGACGACCTCTTCCCCTACAAGCGGATCATCGCCGCCGTCGGCTTCTCGCGCGACGAGATGACCCTCGACGGCATCACCCGCGAGCAGATGCGCCGCGGCTGCTGGGACCCCAAGGACCGGCTCGCCGACATGGACCTCAACCATGTCGAGGCGTCACTGTGCTTCCCGACCTTCCCCCGCTTCTGCGGCCAGACCTTCGCCGAGGCGAAGGACAAGGAGGTCGGGCTCGCGTGCGTCCGCGCGTACAACGACTGGATGGTCGAGGAGTGGTGCGGCGACAGCGGCGGCCGCCTCATCCCGCTCTGCCTGATCCCCCTGTGGGACGTCGACCTCGCCGTGCGGGAGATCCGCCGCAACGCGGCCCGCGGCGTCCGCGCGGTGACCTTCAGCGAGATCCCCACCTACCTCGGGCTCCCCAGCATCCACAGCGGCTACTGGGACCCGTTCTTCGCCGAGTGCGAGGCCACGGGGACGGTCGTGTGCATGCACATCGGCTCCTCCTCCCAGATGCCCGCCGCCTCCCCCGACGCCCCGCCGGCCGTCCAGGCCGCGCTGAGCTTCAACAACGCCATGGCGTCGATGATGGACTTCCTCTTCAGCGGCGTCCTGGTCTCCTTCCCGCGCCTGAAGCTGGCCTACGCCGAGGGCCAGATGGGCTGGATCCCCTACGCCCTGGAGCGCGCCGACGACGTCTGGGAGGAGCACCGCGCCTGGGGCGGCGTCCGCGACCTCATCCCCGAGCCGCCGTCCACGTACTACTACCGGCAGATCTTCTGCTGCTTCTTCCGCGACAAGCACGGGGTCGCCTCGCTGGACACGGTCGGCGTGGACAACGCCACCTTCGAGACCGACTACCCCCACGTCGACTCCACCTGGCCGCACACCCGCCGCATCGCCGCCGAGCATGTGGCCGACCTCTCCCCCGAGACCACGTACAAGATCCTCCGCGGCAACGCGATCCGCATGCTGGAGCTGGACCTCGACCGGGGGCGGCGGGCGGGGGCGGGCGGCTAG
- a CDS encoding MscL family protein, which yields MLRGFKNFLMRGDVIVVAVGLVTALAFSTLIKAFTDSVINPVIARLQGGKSAGLGWQLGDQGNTSTYLNIGSFISALIYFIIFMGVIYFLIVVPYKYTQRRRGAEVFGEPGPLKTCPECLAEDLPAAARKCRYCGSDQPRTSEPPRTA from the coding sequence GTGCTCAGGGGCTTCAAGAACTTCCTCATGCGCGGTGATGTCATCGTTGTCGCCGTCGGCCTGGTCACAGCGCTGGCGTTCTCGACGCTGATCAAGGCGTTCACCGACTCCGTGATCAACCCGGTCATCGCCCGGCTCCAGGGCGGCAAATCGGCCGGGCTCGGCTGGCAGCTCGGCGACCAGGGGAACACCTCGACCTACCTCAACATCGGGTCGTTCATCTCCGCCCTGATCTACTTCATCATCTTCATGGGCGTCATCTACTTCCTGATCGTCGTGCCGTACAAGTACACCCAGCGCCGCCGCGGCGCGGAGGTCTTCGGGGAGCCGGGCCCGCTCAAGACCTGCCCGGAGTGCCTCGCCGAGGACCTCCCCGCGGCGGCGCGCAAATGCCGCTACTGCGGCTCGGACCAGCCGCGCACGAGCGAGCCGCCGCGTACGGCCTAG
- a CDS encoding helix-turn-helix transcriptional regulator produces MSTLVFDSDDLERTEDFLSKAYAKMRIGSSTPSANRARIRRDTIESITVDELDLDFEMSYSVSPRGRICLCVVHTGTIEDHVFPGTEDSFGCGDVVSFAPPDLPYSGRIRNARYNITMLDPTLLSQVAATVDQRTPQPVRLTGHRPHSAAAAGHLRRTISYVRDHALADPAIAGQPLIRATVSQLLAGSVLTAFPNTALTDPTASDRNDAHPGTLQRALSHIDDHADEPLTVADIVAAAHVSIRALQHAFRRHLGTTPMAYVRRVRLAYAHHDLVTAAPETATVTDIATRWGFFHPARFAALYRETYRTTPSATLRG; encoded by the coding sequence ATGAGCACGCTGGTCTTCGACAGTGACGACCTGGAGAGAACCGAGGACTTCCTCAGCAAGGCCTACGCCAAAATGCGCATCGGCAGCAGCACCCCGAGCGCGAACCGGGCACGGATCCGGCGCGACACCATCGAATCGATCACCGTGGACGAGCTCGATCTCGACTTCGAGATGAGCTACTCCGTCAGCCCGCGCGGCAGGATCTGCCTGTGCGTCGTCCACACCGGCACCATCGAGGACCATGTCTTCCCCGGTACCGAGGACTCCTTCGGCTGCGGTGACGTGGTGTCCTTCGCCCCGCCGGACCTTCCCTACTCGGGCCGGATCCGCAACGCCCGCTACAACATCACCATGCTCGACCCCACCCTGCTCAGCCAGGTCGCCGCCACCGTCGACCAGCGCACCCCGCAGCCGGTCCGGCTGACCGGGCACCGGCCGCACTCCGCGGCCGCCGCCGGACACCTGCGGCGCACCATCAGCTATGTGCGCGACCACGCCCTGGCCGACCCCGCCATCGCCGGCCAGCCGCTGATCAGGGCCACCGTCAGCCAGCTCCTGGCCGGCAGCGTGCTGACGGCCTTCCCCAACACCGCGCTCACCGACCCCACCGCGTCCGACCGCAACGACGCCCACCCCGGCACGCTCCAGCGCGCCCTCAGCCACATCGACGACCACGCCGATGAGCCCCTCACCGTCGCCGACATCGTGGCCGCCGCGCACGTCAGCATCCGCGCCCTGCAGCACGCCTTCCGCAGACACCTCGGCACCACGCCGATGGCATACGTCCGCCGGGTACGCCTGGCATACGCGCACCACGACCTGGTGACCGCCGCCCCCGAGACCGCCACGGTGACGGACATCGCCACCCGCTGGGGCTTCTTCCACCCGGCCCG